A region from the Methanofollis liminatans DSM 4140 genome encodes:
- a CDS encoding DNA adenine methylase, producing the protein MAKAEARPFLKWAGGKTQLLDAFTGRIPEGLADGEISTFVEPFVGGGAVFFHFNTLFPFEKCHIFDVNEELVLAYTVVKRDVDALIEDLSGLAGEFLAHDDEGRRDYFYALRTEFNRTKQDITFKRYGKAWISRAARLIFLNRTCYNGLFRVNSRGAFNAPFGRYKNPRIVYPEVLRACAAALENTEIHHGDFERSLRYIDEKSFVYFDPPYRPLSATASFTGYAKGGFDDAGQERLAAFFARCDRRGAKAMLSNSDPKNIDPDDDFFDRLYAKFTIERVPARRMINSDARGRGEITEIVVTNYPGR; encoded by the coding sequence ATGGCGAAGGCCGAAGCACGACCGTTTCTCAAGTGGGCAGGCGGAAAGACCCAGCTCCTCGATGCATTCACCGGACGGATCCCGGAGGGACTGGCCGACGGCGAAATCTCCACCTTCGTGGAGCCGTTCGTCGGCGGGGGTGCGGTGTTTTTTCATTTCAATACCCTCTTCCCCTTTGAGAAATGCCATATCTTCGACGTCAACGAGGAACTGGTCCTCGCGTACACCGTCGTCAAGAGGGACGTGGACGCCCTCATCGAGGACCTCTCCGGCCTCGCCGGCGAGTTCCTGGCGCACGACGACGAGGGGCGGCGGGATTATTTTTACGCCCTCCGCACCGAGTTCAACCGGACGAAGCAGGATATCACCTTCAAACGCTACGGGAAGGCGTGGATCTCACGGGCGGCCCGGCTGATCTTCCTGAATCGGACCTGCTATAACGGTCTGTTCCGGGTGAACTCCCGGGGGGCGTTCAACGCCCCCTTCGGGCGCTACAAAAACCCGCGGATCGTGTACCCGGAGGTGCTGCGGGCCTGCGCCGCGGCGCTGGAGAACACCGAGATCCATCACGGCGACTTCGAGCGCTCGCTCAGGTACATCGATGAAAAATCCTTCGTCTACTTCGACCCCCCGTACCGCCCCCTGAGCGCCACCGCCTCGTTCACCGGGTATGCGAAGGGGGGATTCGACGACGCCGGGCAGGAGAGGCTCGCCGCCTTTTTCGCACGGTGCGACCGGCGGGGGGCGAAGGCGATGCTGAGCAATTCCGACCCGAAAAACATCGACCCGGACGACGATTTCTTCGACCGCCTCTACGCGAAGTTCACGATCGAGCGGGTGCCGGCCCGGCGGATGATCAACTCGGACGCGAGAGGGCGGGGAGAGATCACCGAGATCGTCGTCACGAACTATCCGGGCAGGTGA
- a CDS encoding DUF3427 domain-containing protein, with protein sequence MDLFPGIYEQVINEYLQSKLSSLRPDQKPFRDTIRHYDPQAILSRYIRTITENALRTAEDKNRSLADQIAICNGVISHLADEIDENCLHQCKITEDAELLLAILDPDQSTALNPQSLPRPETSISQSSLFTGSPQEPGLVYELKKEINSADQIDLLISFIKWSGIRLILDELKEFVRHGTLRVITTSYTGATEIKAVEVLSRLQNTTVKISYDTERTRLHAKSYIFHRRNGFSTAYIGSSNLSNPAVTSGLEWNVKVTQQDSGHILKKIDATFETYWNDPEFVTYTDASRDLLIQALSKETKKEPGIIPVFDIHPYHFQKEILEQIKAERKYHNNFKNLIVAATGTGKTAISAFDYKDLASEQGHYPRLLFVAHREEILQQSINVFRGVLKDPNFGDLLVGKNQPAQIEYLFTSIQSLNSKDLIQRTRPDYYDVIIIDEFHHAAAPSYQRLLSYYTPRVLVGLTATPERMDGLDILQYFNGSITAEIRLPEAINRKLLSPFHYFGVTDVVDLDAVSWRCGAYNPSELNALYTGNTKRAERIVVALQEYIADIDDTIGLGFCVSVDHAAYMAESFTKAGIPSAYLHANSPHEERFSIQNRLISREIHFIFVVDLYNEGVDIPEVNTILFLRPTESLTIFLQQLGRGLRISEGKECLTVLDFVGRHHANYRFGDKITALLSTSDRPLLMQVADNTFDLPKGCHIHLEKVAQERILENIRSSITTRTSLIDNIRTFEERTGKPLTFKNFIEYHSLTPREVYQKDTFYALACRAGVYQHTGSDSPFTRTAALRLCTIDSPRLIQFIQALLDDPRRRSYDDLSEGERHMLTLFYYSIFDAPVSTAAMDSGSLFEGILDNPWIKDEISDLLDYTFKHLEFIPESIDLGFDAPLEVHCTYTRDQIFSALGHYTLHNKPSQGSREGVLYLRDKNIDAFFITLNKTEEHYSPTTMYMDYAVSESLFHWQSQSTTSASSPVGERYIHHEERGSKVLLFVREFKKVGQITEPYIFLGAARYLSHEGSRPMSILWELDRPMPPGLFVRANKMVIG encoded by the coding sequence ATGGACCTTTTTCCAGGAATCTATGAACAGGTAATAAACGAATACCTCCAATCAAAACTCTCCTCCCTCAGACCAGATCAAAAACCCTTCAGAGATACCATAAGGCACTATGACCCGCAGGCCATTCTGTCCCGCTATATTCGCACAATAACGGAAAACGCCCTCAGGACAGCAGAAGATAAAAACCGGTCATTGGCAGATCAAATCGCCATCTGCAACGGCGTCATCTCTCACCTTGCCGACGAGATCGATGAAAATTGCCTCCATCAATGTAAAATCACCGAGGACGCCGAACTCTTACTCGCCATCCTCGACCCAGACCAATCCACCGCCCTGAACCCACAGAGCCTACCCCGACCAGAGACCTCCATCTCTCAGAGCAGTCTCTTCACCGGATCGCCCCAAGAACCAGGACTCGTATATGAACTCAAAAAGGAGATCAACAGTGCCGACCAGATCGATCTCCTCATCTCGTTCATCAAATGGAGTGGCATCCGCCTGATCCTCGACGAACTCAAAGAGTTTGTACGGCACGGCACCCTCCGGGTCATCACCACATCCTACACCGGCGCAACCGAGATAAAAGCAGTTGAGGTGCTCTCTCGCCTCCAAAACACCACCGTAAAAATATCATACGACACCGAACGGACCCGGCTCCATGCAAAATCCTACATCTTTCACCGGAGAAACGGGTTCTCCACCGCATATATCGGTTCGTCGAATCTCTCAAACCCGGCGGTCACCAGCGGTCTGGAATGGAATGTGAAGGTAACCCAGCAGGACTCAGGCCACATCTTAAAAAAGATCGATGCGACATTTGAGACCTACTGGAACGACCCGGAGTTTGTCACCTACACCGATGCGAGCAGAGACCTCCTCATACAAGCGCTCTCAAAAGAGACGAAGAAAGAACCAGGGATCATCCCCGTATTTGATATCCATCCCTACCACTTCCAGAAGGAGATCCTCGAACAGATAAAAGCAGAGCGAAAATACCATAATAATTTCAAAAACCTCATCGTCGCAGCAACCGGCACCGGAAAAACGGCCATATCTGCATTCGACTACAAAGATCTCGCTTCAGAACAGGGACACTACCCCCGCCTCCTCTTTGTCGCCCACCGTGAGGAGATCCTCCAGCAGAGCATCAACGTATTCAGAGGCGTTTTGAAAGACCCCAATTTCGGCGACCTCCTGGTCGGGAAAAACCAACCCGCCCAGATCGAATATCTCTTCACCTCCATCCAGAGTCTCAACAGCAAAGACCTGATCCAACGTACACGACCAGACTATTATGACGTGATCATCATCGACGAGTTCCATCATGCAGCGGCACCGTCCTATCAGCGCCTTCTATCATACTATACACCAAGAGTCCTCGTCGGACTTACAGCGACCCCTGAACGCATGGATGGACTCGATATCCTCCAGTATTTCAACGGGAGCATCACCGCAGAGATCCGGTTGCCCGAGGCGATCAACCGGAAACTTCTCTCACCGTTTCATTATTTTGGCGTGACCGATGTGGTCGATCTCGACGCCGTATCCTGGCGGTGTGGCGCCTATAATCCCAGCGAACTCAATGCCCTCTACACCGGGAATACAAAGCGTGCTGAACGGATCGTGGTGGCCTTACAAGAATACATCGCCGACATCGACGATACCATCGGTCTTGGGTTCTGCGTCTCTGTCGATCATGCAGCGTATATGGCAGAATCCTTCACTAAAGCAGGCATCCCATCGGCATATCTCCATGCCAACAGTCCGCACGAAGAGCGCTTCTCCATCCAGAACCGCCTGATATCAAGGGAGATCCACTTCATCTTTGTTGTTGATCTCTACAATGAAGGGGTCGATATCCCTGAAGTGAACACGATCCTCTTCCTCCGTCCAACAGAGAGCCTAACGATATTTTTACAGCAACTCGGGCGGGGTCTGAGGATTTCAGAGGGAAAAGAATGCCTCACAGTGCTCGACTTTGTAGGGCGGCATCATGCAAACTATCGGTTCGGCGACAAAATAACGGCATTGCTCTCGACAAGCGATAGACCGCTCCTTATGCAGGTTGCAGACAACACATTTGATCTCCCCAAGGGATGCCATATTCATCTCGAAAAGGTCGCCCAAGAGCGGATCCTTGAGAACATCCGTTCCTCGATTACCACCCGGACGTCGTTGATCGACAATATTCGCACGTTTGAAGAGAGGACCGGCAAACCGCTGACATTTAAAAATTTTATCGAGTATCACTCGTTGACGCCGAGAGAGGTCTATCAGAAGGATACCTTCTATGCGTTGGCCTGCCGGGCCGGGGTCTATCAGCACACCGGATCGGACTCCCCGTTCACACGGACCGCCGCACTCCGCCTCTGCACGATCGACTCGCCACGATTGATCCAGTTCATCCAGGCTCTTCTGGACGATCCACGCAGGCGTTCGTATGACGATCTCTCCGAGGGCGAGCGCCACATGCTCACGCTCTTCTACTACTCCATCTTCGATGCGCCGGTATCAACCGCGGCAATGGATAGTGGCTCTCTGTTCGAAGGGATCCTTGACAATCCATGGATCAAAGACGAAATCTCCGATCTTCTGGACTATACCTTCAAACACCTCGAATTTATCCCGGAGTCGATCGATCTGGGATTCGATGCTCCGCTGGAAGTGCATTGCACCTATACCCGAGACCAGATCTTCTCTGCTCTCGGTCATTACACCCTGCACAATAAACCCTCACAGGGGAGTCGGGAGGGCGTGCTCTATCTCCGCGACAAAAACATCGATGCCTTCTTCATCACGCTTAACAAGACCGAGGAACACTACTCGCCCACCACGATGTACATGGACTACGCCGTCTCCGAATCCCTCTTCCACTGGCAATCGCAGAGCACCACATCTGCGTCGTCGCCGGTAGGAGAGCGCTACATCCACCATGAAGAGAGAGGAAGCAAGGTCCTGTTATTTGTCCGGGAGTTCAAGAAGGTCGGACAAATAACAGAGCCATACATATTCCTTGGAGCAGCACGCTATCTCTCCCATGAAGGCAGTCGCCCCATGAGCATCCTCTGGGAACTCGACCGCCCGATGCCGCCGGGGTTGTTTGTCCGGGCGAATAAGATGGTGATCGGGTAA
- a CDS encoding helix-turn-helix domain-containing protein — protein MSIAGRIRVARRSAGMSQRDLGAAIGVSATAISKYEKGEVIPGSEMLIRLSQALGVNIDFFFRQVVADVSEPRYRCRRSLTKKEERIIHGKVTEWLERYLEVEMISGITATLDLPPREACLVSTLDDVEVVARMVRDAWDLGTDPIENVMDVLEQHGIRVGLFDAPDSFDALTFYHDEQTPVIAINTSMAGDRQRYNCAHELGHLLLQVDPSLDEEDAAHRFAGAFLVPDEMVHKELGEQRCAIDLRELSLLKHKYGMSMKAWIRRAQDLGVITGGTAKGLYIRLNRVTVGDEEPGRQVRPEAPTYMHLLILRALNEKKITLSRARELFGGDLPGISMGAE, from the coding sequence GTGAGCATTGCCGGGCGAATCCGGGTGGCCAGGAGAAGTGCTGGAATGAGCCAGCGGGACCTTGGCGCTGCAATCGGTGTGAGTGCGACGGCGATCTCAAAGTATGAGAAAGGGGAGGTGATCCCGGGTTCTGAGATGCTCATCCGCCTGAGCCAGGCCCTGGGCGTGAACATCGATTTCTTCTTCAGGCAGGTTGTGGCTGATGTCTCAGAACCCCGTTATCGCTGCCGGAGATCGCTCACGAAAAAGGAGGAGCGTATCATCCATGGGAAGGTGACCGAATGGCTTGAACGCTACCTGGAGGTCGAGATGATCTCCGGGATCACGGCCACTCTGGACCTCCCGCCCCGCGAGGCGTGCCTGGTCTCAACCCTCGACGATGTGGAAGTGGTCGCCCGGATGGTTCGGGATGCATGGGACCTGGGCACAGATCCGATCGAGAACGTGATGGACGTGCTTGAGCAGCACGGCATCAGGGTCGGACTCTTTGACGCCCCTGATTCTTTTGACGCCCTGACGTTTTATCACGACGAACAAACGCCGGTGATTGCGATCAACACGTCCATGGCCGGGGACCGCCAGCGCTACAACTGTGCCCATGAACTGGGGCACCTGCTCCTCCAGGTCGATCCCTCTCTCGATGAGGAAGATGCGGCACACCGTTTTGCCGGGGCATTTCTTGTACCCGATGAGATGGTGCACAAGGAGCTGGGAGAGCAGCGGTGCGCCATCGATCTGCGGGAACTCTCCCTGCTCAAACACAAGTACGGGATGAGCATGAAGGCCTGGATCCGCCGTGCCCAGGACCTCGGGGTGATCACCGGGGGGACGGCAAAGGGGTTGTATATCCGCCTGAACCGGGTGACGGTCGGGGATGAGGAGCCAGGGCGGCAGGTCAGACCTGAAGCGCCCACCTATATGCACCTTCTCATCCTGCGGGCGCTGAACGAGAAGAAGATCACTCTGTCCAGGGCCCGTGAACTCTTCGGCGGCGATCTGCCGGGGATCTCGATGGGGGCAGAGTAG
- a CDS encoding PIN domain-containing protein, whose amino-acid sequence MGHEAGPSPVCVIDTNVLFDAVAGGILPDLFGLACVFLITDIAVREVRTIPLPDLLDLGLEVRELTGAQVLEMLELRGKNAPLSIADLSVLVLARQTGAVLLSGDGPLRTVARREGVEVHGILWVLDRLVAGGVLPGRRAAEVIGVMRQNGSRLPREECERRIRAWMR is encoded by the coding sequence GTGGGACACGAGGCAGGACCTTCCCCGGTCTGTGTCATCGACACGAATGTGCTCTTTGACGCCGTCGCCGGCGGGATCCTGCCCGATCTCTTCGGTCTTGCGTGTGTATTTTTGATCACCGACATTGCGGTCAGGGAGGTCAGGACGATTCCCCTTCCGGACCTGCTCGATCTGGGGCTTGAGGTCCGTGAACTCACCGGCGCTCAGGTCCTTGAGATGCTCGAACTCAGGGGGAAAAATGCCCCCCTTTCCATCGCAGATCTCTCGGTGCTGGTGCTTGCACGGCAGACCGGGGCGGTGCTCCTCTCGGGAGACGGGCCGCTGCGAACGGTCGCCCGGCGTGAGGGGGTGGAGGTGCACGGCATCCTCTGGGTGCTGGATCGCCTTGTTGCCGGCGGGGTGCTGCCGGGGCGGAGAGCGGCGGAGGTGATCGGGGTGATGCGGCAGAACGGAAGCCGGTTGCCCCGGGAGGAGTGCGAGCGGAGGATCCGGGCGTGGATGCGGTAG
- a CDS encoding tetratricopeptide repeat protein gives MKCTGWESAVGQPALSLTVNTLTGTKVSGPEVEAWFRGIRGSSLSLYYKGVAYFRVTNYPEKGWECFQRALDSGLTGPQACLLKAERVVRERGSSQSIEYLMDTLKACETPEEKEAINGKLGYFFYSSGKYKDAVEHYEVARNINSRLEWLNNLGCCYLKLGDVEAGRRFLKRAAQLAPYNDRIQNNKLHLDLLCGGRQTLSKSIASFMSSGALDKGQKEKFISLVSLASEMGQISDEVKEEYLLLADLASGNVEKAIIGLTEKREGFKGLGEGVEAGVFSILYNYVCTDWPDRYSQGLRCAILNTCSRQTVLDGLQKNAIETEGDQCIALKFVLRAFVHDISVEQNTDILKDLTQALEHDCEGLIRIAEADSGVRNLIHQVGTSLHWAHIGIEKTDAAMCDYCRDDGFNEIDPNKSYFESPIIFYKNALLIFPQDLALLEGYADLLKAIRSISSLPEAIELYQRIIQLDSTKAQKINEKINNSQSSLKGLLESTDRKKYRDNKKRIILLTEREKKRFIEKEKERARKKRWRK, from the coding sequence GTGAAGTGCACGGGTTGGGAATCAGCGGTTGGACAACCAGCCCTCTCCCTTACAGTGAATACCCTAACAGGTACAAAGGTATCAGGGCCTGAAGTTGAGGCGTGGTTTAGAGGTATCCGGGGTAGCAGTCTTTCTCTCTATTATAAAGGCGTGGCATACTTCAGGGTTACAAACTATCCCGAAAAAGGCTGGGAGTGTTTCCAGAGGGCACTCGACTCCGGGTTGACAGGACCGCAGGCGTGTCTATTAAAGGCCGAAAGAGTGGTGCGAGAACGTGGCTCCAGTCAGAGTATAGAATATCTGATGGACACTCTCAAGGCATGTGAAACACCCGAAGAAAAGGAGGCAATAAACGGTAAACTTGGCTATTTTTTCTATTCTTCAGGGAAATATAAGGATGCGGTAGAACACTACGAGGTTGCAAGGAATATAAACTCTAGACTGGAGTGGCTCAATAATTTAGGGTGTTGCTATCTCAAATTAGGGGATGTAGAGGCAGGAAGGAGGTTTTTAAAGAGAGCAGCACAGTTGGCTCCATACAATGACAGGATCCAGAACAATAAATTACACTTGGATCTATTGTGCGGGGGCAGACAGACGCTCTCAAAATCCATCGCTTCCTTTATGAGTTCAGGAGCCCTCGATAAGGGTCAGAAAGAGAAGTTTATATCCTTGGTTTCCTTGGCCTCAGAGATGGGTCAGATATCTGATGAGGTAAAAGAAGAGTATCTGTTACTTGCCGATCTGGCTTCAGGTAACGTCGAAAAGGCCATCATCGGTCTTACTGAGAAGAGAGAAGGATTCAAAGGTCTTGGAGAGGGGGTCGAGGCCGGAGTGTTCTCTATACTCTATAACTATGTCTGTACGGACTGGCCAGATAGGTATTCTCAGGGGCTGAGGTGTGCGATACTCAATACCTGCAGTAGGCAGACTGTCCTAGATGGGCTGCAAAAAAATGCCATAGAAACAGAGGGTGATCAGTGCATCGCCCTGAAATTTGTTTTGAGGGCGTTTGTACATGACATTTCGGTAGAACAAAATACAGACATCTTGAAAGACCTAACACAGGCGCTCGAACACGACTGTGAGGGACTTATAAGAATTGCTGAGGCTGATAGCGGTGTACGAAATTTAATACACCAGGTGGGCACGTCACTACACTGGGCGCACATCGGAATAGAAAAGACCGACGCTGCAATGTGTGATTACTGTAGAGATGATGGCTTCAATGAAATAGACCCCAATAAATCATATTTTGAGAGTCCCATAATTTTTTACAAAAATGCTCTCTTGATTTTCCCTCAAGATCTTGCCCTCTTGGAGGGATATGCTGACCTCTTAAAGGCTATCCGGTCCATAAGCAGTCTCCCGGAGGCAATAGAGTTATATCAACGAATCATACAATTAGACTCCACCAAGGCTCAAAAAATCAATGAAAAAATAAATAATTCTCAAAGTTCTTTAAAGGGGTTACTAGAGTCAACTGATAGAAAAAAATATAGAGATAACAAAAAAAGAATAATTCTATTGACGGAAAGAGAAAAGAAGAGATTTATAGAAAAAGAGAAAGAGAGGGCCAGAAAAAAGAGATGGAGAAAATGA